From the genome of Neomonachus schauinslandi chromosome 1, ASM220157v2, whole genome shotgun sequence:
TCTTCTTGTGGCCTGCAGTAAAATGTGGATGACGCCCAAGAGGAGCAAAATGGAAGTCGATGAATCTCGGGTTTTCCGGACCGAGTGGACCCAGCGTTACTTGGTGGTGGAGCCTCCGGAGGGCGAAGGGGCCCTGTGCCTGGTCTGTCGCCGCCTCGTCGTAGCCACCCGCGAACGCGACGTCAGGCGCCACTACGAGGCCGAGCACGACTACTACGAGCGGTATGTGGCGGAGGGCGAGCGCGCGGCCCTAGTGGAGCGTCTGCGGCAGGGCGACTTGCCCGTGGTCGCCCCGCTCACTCCCGAGGAGAGAGCTGCTCGTGCAGGCCTCGGGCTCGCCCGCCTCTTGGCCTTGAAGGGTCGCGGCTGGGGTGAGGGGGACTTTGTGTACCAGTGCATGGAGGTGATGCTGAGGGATGTACTGCCCGAACACGTAAGCGTTCTGGATGGCATTGATTTATCTCCAGAGGTCACGCGGCAGAGGGTCCTGAACATTAACAAAAACCTACGCAGTCAGCTTTTTGACAGAGCCAAGGACTTTAAAGCCTATTCCCTTGCCTTGGACGACCAGGCCTTTGTGGCCTATGAGAACTACCTCCTGGTCTTTGTCCGCGGCGTGGGCCAGGACTTGGAGGTCCAAGAAGAGCTTCTGACCATAATCAACCTGACTCGTCACTTCAGTGTTGGTGCCCTTATGGCGGCAATCCTTGAGGCCCTGCAGACAGCAGGGCTTAGCTTGCAGCGAATGGTTGGACTAACCACGACCCACACTCTGAGGATGATTGGTGAGAACTCAGGACTGGTGTCGTACATGAGGGAAAAGGCTGTAAGCCCCAACTGTTGGAATGTTATCCATTATTCAGGATTTCTGCACTTGGAACTCTTGAGCTCCTACGATGTCGACGTTAATCAGATCATAAATACTATATCAGAATGGATAGTTCTGATTAAGACCAGAGGCGTTAGGCGCCCGGAATTTCAGGCTTTACTAACTGAATCTGAATCAGAGCATGGCGAAAGGGTTAATGGACGATGTCTGAACAATTGGCTTAGAAGAGGGAAAACTTTAAAACTAGTATTTTCCCTGAGAAAAGAGATAGAAGCCTTCTTGGTTTCAATAGGGGCAACAACGGTCCATTTCACAGACAAGCaatggctgtgtgactttggcttCTTGGTGGATATTATGGACCACCTTCGAGAACTCAGTGAACTGTTGAGAGTCAGTAAAGTCTTTGCTGCTGCTGCCTTTGACCATATCTGTACCTTTGAAGTGAAGCTGAATTTACTGCAGAGACatattgaggaaaaaaatctaacacaCTTTGCTGCCTTCAGAGAAGTTGTTGATGAGCTTAAACAGCATCTTAAAGAagatcaaaaaatatttgatcCTGATAGGTATCAAGTGGTGATCTGTCGCCTACAGAAAGAATTTGAGAGACATTTCAAGGACCTCAGGTTCATTAAAAAGGACTTAGAACTTTTTGCAAATCCTTTTAACTTTAAACCTGAATATGCACCTATTTCGGTAAGAGTGGAACTAACAAAACTTCAGGCGAATACTAACCTTTGGAATGAATACAGAGTCAAAGACTTGGGGCAGTTCTATGCTGGATTGTCTGCTGAATCTTACCCAATTATCAAAGGGGTTGCCTGTAAGGTGGCATCCTTGTTTGATAGTAACGAAATCTGCGAAAAGGCTTTTTCATATTTGACTCGAAACCAACACACTTTGAGCCAGCCATTGACAGACGAGCATCTCCACGCCCTGTTTAGGATTGCCACAACTGAAATAGAGCCGCATTGGGATGACCTtgtgagaggaagaaatgaatccAATCCATAAGCCTTGGTAGTACAACATTGAGACACTCAAAGAGAATCTCATTCTAAAAGCAAACATTTGTCCGATTTTTCAAGTGAACTAATTTGGATTGTGGCAAAGCACCAAGTTTATTCATCCAAATTGATCACGATTCAGATTCTTCTGACATGTTTTTTTTCATCTCAAGAGGCAGCATGGGACTGAGACATgcaaactcctttttaaaaatttaatttaatgatgAAGtcattgttttttgcttttatgatatgattgtttttaaagaagttcaGTACTGATAATGTGAGTTGAATTAGAAGTCTgtttttcagatgttttaaagaaattttaggtTTTAACAAAGTGCTAAAATTCTGATGCATATGGTCTGAAGTTATCAACTCCTTAAATGTATGTTTGAGTCAGTTTGCAGAAACTCACATAGCAAGTTCAGAAGTTTCTGAGAAGTAAGAGCGTACATACGGTGGAGGTATTTTGTCTTAACTATCAAAATGttagagactatttttttttttgaacatttttctgaGTCTGAAGTCAATACTGACAGAGTTCCTCCTCTCACTCCCCCCAACCTACCCTAGTGATAATATTACtagtagaagaaaataatcatacAAAATTTTAGTCAGCGgagtaagaattatttttaaattgctggtTTAGGATGCTTCCTGCATTTTGGAGATCAGTTATTGGGGGTCTCCCCTGAATTTTTCACAGTTGGGTGCTGTTTTATCAGCTTGCCTATTAAAGGACTACGGTAAGTATAGAATCTTAATAGTTGCCCATTAGTAATTCTTTATTCTACTCCAGACAGAAGTTTGGCCCTGTCAAAAAAGGATGACAGAATAAGATTATTGCCCTCCAGGATCAGGAAGTGTGAGATATTTTAGCTTATTATGCATGGGTGTTACTGCTTTATAAAGAAATCCTGTTTAAAGGAAACCCTTTATTTTAAAGTGATACGACGTCAGATTGTGTTAGCTGCTGGAAGTGGATTTATTATAGAATTTAAAACTGTCCCACACATTCTATATTTACGATAGTGCACAAGTAGAAATACTTAATCCTCAAGAAGCAGCTTTATTAACAGATTGTAGCAATTCCATATTTCTTTAATTCCATTAAAGACATCTGCT
Proteins encoded in this window:
- the EPM2AIP1 gene encoding EPM2A-interacting protein 1; translation: MWMTPKRSKMEVDESRVFRTEWTQRYLVVEPPEGEGALCLVCRRLVVATRERDVRRHYEAEHDYYERYVAEGERAALVERLRQGDLPVVAPLTPEERAARAGLGLARLLALKGRGWGEGDFVYQCMEVMLRDVLPEHVSVLDGIDLSPEVTRQRVLNINKNLRSQLFDRAKDFKAYSLALDDQAFVAYENYLLVFVRGVGQDLEVQEELLTIINLTRHFSVGALMAAILEALQTAGLSLQRMVGLTTTHTLRMIGENSGLVSYMREKAVSPNCWNVIHYSGFLHLELLSSYDVDVNQIINTISEWIVLIKTRGVRRPEFQALLTESESEHGERVNGRCLNNWLRRGKTLKLVFSLRKEIEAFLVSIGATTVHFTDKQWLCDFGFLVDIMDHLRELSELLRVSKVFAAAAFDHICTFEVKLNLLQRHIEEKNLTHFAAFREVVDELKQHLKEDQKIFDPDRYQVVICRLQKEFERHFKDLRFIKKDLELFANPFNFKPEYAPISVRVELTKLQANTNLWNEYRVKDLGQFYAGLSAESYPIIKGVACKVASLFDSNEICEKAFSYLTRNQHTLSQPLTDEHLHALFRIATTEIEPHWDDLVRGRNESNP